In the genome of Telluria mixta, the window CGATGATGGCCGTCGCCATGTCGGCCGTCACCTTGTCGAAGTCGGACAGCGCGCCGTAGAACCCTTGCGGATCGACGGGCGCGGCGCCGGTGAGGAAAGGCCGCGTCGCATCCGGGCTCCGGTAGCCCGGCAGGCCGATGGTCGGCACGCCGCCGTCCGGGCGGTTGTCCTGTTTCACATGCAGGTAGTCCAGGTAGACATGGGTCGGGCCGTGCAGGCCGAACGCGAGCGACGGTGCGATGGCCCAGCGTTTGTCGCGCACCTCGTCGCGTGCCGGATTGCCGGCGCGCTGGTCCAGGACGTTGAGGCGGAACGCCATGCCGGATTCGCGGTCGATGACGCGGTTGATGTCGGCCGTGGCGCGCACGCGGTCGGCGCTGCCCACCGTGAGGCTGGCGTCGCCGAAGTTCTTCAGCGTCGGCTGCTTCGTGTTCAGGTTGATGGAACCGGTCGGCGCGCCGCGGCCCGTGTCGGTGCCAGCCGGGCCTTTCAGCACGTCGATCTGCTCGATGTTGAAGACGTCGCGCGAGATCGAGCCGATGTCGCGGATGCCGTCGACGAACAGGCTGCCGGACGTGTCGAAGCCGCGCATGTAGACGGCGTCGCCCGTGTTCGTGCTGCCGTTCTCGCCGAGGAAGAACGTGCCCACGCCGGGCGTATTGCGCAGCGCTTCCGTCAGGGTCGTCGCGCCCTGCTGCTCGAACAGCTCCTTCTTGATGACGATGAGGGTCTGCGGCGTGTCCACCAGCTTTTCCGTGTACTTGGCCGATTGCGCATGGTCGGCCTTGTAGTCGTTGTCGCGCGTGCCGTTGACGTGGACGCGATGCGGGCGGCCGGCGCCGGCGTACGCATCGGCATCGGGCGCCGCGTGGCCGGCGAGCGGCAACACGAGCAGGGCGAGCGCGGCCCCCGCGCGGCGCGGCATGGAAGGATGTTTACGGCTGGTGATCGTGGTTCTCATCGTGGTCGTTGAATGTTGTTTTTGAATGTTTGTCGGAACGCCATGAACTGTATCAAGTTTTAATGGATAAGTAAACGCGAATCATTCTCATTTGTGTTAACAATACGAATTCCTCTCTTTTCAGCCGCGCGCCGGCGCGCTACCATCGCGTCTTCGTTTGCCAACAGGATGGGCGCTTGAGCGCATGAGCGACACCAGCGAGAATCCCTGCCTGTCGTGCGGCGCCTGCTGCATGACCTACCGCGTCTCTTTTTATTGGGCCGACGCCGACGCGCGCGGCCTGCCGCCCGCGCTCACGGAGCAGGTCAACGCGCATTACTCGTGCATGGCCGGCACGAATGCGAAAGCGCCCAGGTGCGCCGCCCTGCGGGGCGAGCCCGGCGGCCAGTACGCGTGCAGCGTGTACGAGCAGCGGCCCGAACCCTGCCGCGAAGTCCAGATCGGCGACGCCAAGTGCCTGCAGGCACGTGCGCGCCACGCCCTGCCCGCCCTGTCCTGAACAGGGCCCGACCGTTGGCCCGATGCACCGAAAACGCTGTGCATCAGGGCAAAAATGTTACATTCACAATGTCTTCCCGCCATTTGGAGCACGCATGTTTCACAACTTGAGCATCAGGAACAAACTGGTCGCCGGCTTCGGCGCGATCGTCGCGATCATCCTGTGCCTGCTCATCCTCGCCTATCACCATTTCGCCCGGCTGTCCGAGGCGAACCTGTGGAACCGCCACACGCTCGAGGTGCTGCGCGAACTCGACACGATCGCGACGTCGGTATTGCAGATCCAGTCGTCCACGCGCGGCTATCTGTTGACCGGCAACGAGAACCTGGTGACACCGATCCGCAACGAATACGCGGCGGCGCGTGCCCACGTGAAGCGCGCGCAGGCGATCACCACCGACAACGCCCAGCAGCAGGAACGGTTGCGCCACCTGGACACGCTGCTCGTCACGTGGATGGATCAGGTGGTCGCCCCGCAGCTCGAACGGCGCCGGACCGCCGGCGCGACCATGACGGCGCAGATCGAGGCCGGGGTACTGGCCGGCACGAGTTCCGTGGCCAGCCTGCGCGAGGTACTGGACGACGTCGAAGCCGAGGAAAACCGCCTGCTGGTCCAGCGCCAGAAGGACACCGACGAGCTGCGCCAGACCATGCGGACGCTGCTGGCCACCGGCGGCATCATCTGCGTGCTGCTGGCCAGTCTCGTATCCACTCTCCTCGTGCGCAGCATCTCGCGTCCGCTGCACAGCCTGATGCATGCGGCCGGCGAGATCGCCGGCGGCGTGCACGGTGCCCGCGCCCAGGTGCTGTCGCGCGACGAACTGGGCCAGGTGGCGCTGGAATTCAACCGCATGGCCCAGGCCATCGAGGACAGCCAGGCGAAGGAGCTCGCCGCGACGAACGAATTGCGCGCCAAGGTCGACATGCTGTTGGACGTCGTCTCGCGCGCCGCACGCGGCGACCTGACGGGCACCGTCAACATCGCGGGCAGCGACGCCATCGGCCGCCTCGGCGAAGGCGTGGGCACGATGCTGGGCAATCTGCGTACCCTGCTGAGCAACGTGCAGCGTGCTGGCATCCAGGTCACCACGTCGGCCACGCAGATCGCCGCGTCCGCGCGCCAGCAGGAGGCGACCGGGATCGAGCAGGCCCAGACGACCGTCGAGGTGCTGTCGACCACGCGCGAGATCTCGGCCAACACGACGCAGCTGCTGCGCACGATGGAAGAAGCGGGCGAAGTCGCCGATTACACGACGGCGGCCACGACCGAAGCGCAGGACAATCTCAAGCGCATGGACCAGTCGATGCAGCAGATGGTCGCGGCCACCGACGCGATCACCGCCAAGCTCGCGACCCTGTCGGAAAAAGCCAGCAACATCAACAGCGTGCTGACGACGATCACCAAGGTCGCCGACCAGACCAACATCCTGTCGCTGAATGCCGCCATCGAGGCCGAGAAGGCCGGCGAGGCGGGCCGCGGTTTCGCCGTCGTCGCCACCGAGATCCGGCGCCTGGCCGACCAGACCTCCGTCTCCACGTGGGACATCGAGCAGATGCTGAAGGAGATGCAGTCCGCCGTCTCGGCCAGCGTCATGGGCATGGACAAGTTTACCGAGGACATCCGCCGCAGCGTGGACGAGGCGCGCCACGTGGCCGAGCAGCTGTCGGGCATGACAGACCAGGTGCGCAAGCTGGCACCCCGCTTCGACCTCGTGCTGCAGGGGATGCAGTCGCAGGCCGTCGGCGCGTCGCAGATCACGGCGACGATGACGCAGCTGTCCGACGCCAGCCAGCAGACCGTCGACTCGCTGAAAGCGACCAGTGAGGCCGTGCACCAGCTGCAGTATGCGGCCTCCGACCTGCAGCAGTCCGTCGCGACGTTCGCCGTCAATGCAGCATGAAGACGATGGTGTTCCACATCGGCCGTGAACGCTATGCGCTGCCCCTGGCGAGCGTGCTGCGCGTGCTGCCGGTGGCGCGCCTGAAGGCGCTGCCGGGCGCGCCGCATTTCGTGCCCGGCCTGCTGGACCTGCACGGCGAAGCGATCCCCGTGATCGACGTGTCGCGCCTGGCCGGCACGCCGCCGGACGCCGTGCGCTACGACACCCGCATCCTGCTCGTCGAGATCGACGCGGCCGGACGCCGGCGCCGCCTGGGCCTGAAGGCCGAGCACGTGGTCGGCGTCGCGTCCATCGACGGGGAACTGGCCGACGCCGGCGTGGCCAGCGCGCCGTGGCTCGGGCAGGTCGCGCCCGGCGCGGACGGCATGCTGCAACTGCTCGACCCGGGCCGCCTGCTGGCGCCCGACGTCGAGGCGCAGCTGTTCGGAGCAGGCGCATGAATCTGACGATGCGCCTGCGCGCCGCCACGAGCCTCGACCTGAGCGTCGCCACGGTCGAACGGGCCGTGCGCGAGCGCATGCGCAGCGGCGGCGCCGGCATCGATTACGACCCGCAGCCCGGCACACAAGAATTCGACGCGCTCGTCGACCTCGTCGTCGTGCCGGAGTCGTGGATCCTGCGCGACCCCGCCGTGTTCGAGACCGCGCTGCGCTTCGTGCAGACGCGTTTGCTGACGCGGCCCGGGCGGCAGGTCCGCGTGCTGTCGCTGCCGTGCGCCGGCGGCGAGGAACCGTATTCGCTCGCGATGCTGCTGGCGCGCGCGGGCGTCAACCCCGGGCAATGCCGCATCGACGCGATCGACCTGTCGCACGCCGCGATCACCCGCGCCCGCGCCGGAAGATATACGCGCAACGCGTTCCGCGGCGACGACCAGGGCTTGCGCGCGCGCTTCTTCACCGAGGACGGCGACGAGCAGGTGATCGGCCCGGAACCGCGCGACTATGTCGCCTTCGCCCAGGCGAACCTGTTCGACCTCGACCCCGCCGTCACGGGCACCTATGACCTGGTGTTCTGCCGCAACCTGCTGATCTACTTCGACACGGCCACGCAACAGCGGGCGGCCGCACGCCTGGCCGCGCTGCTGGCCGACGACGGCCTGCTGCTGGCCGGCTACGCCGAAACTCCGGCCCTGTGCCGCCACGGCTTCGCGCCGCGCACGCCGCGCGACACGTTCGCGCTGCGCAAGCGCGGCCGGCGCGCGGCGGACATCCGGCGCGCGCCCCAGCCGCATCTGGCCACATCGCCGGCCGCGTCGCCTGCGCCACGTCCGCCCGTGCCCCTTGGGCCTGTTGCGCCACCCGCCCCGCGCGACCTGCTGGCCGAAGCGAAAGCCCACGCCGACGCCGGCCGCCTGGCGCAGGCGGAAGACGCGTGCCGCGCGCTGCTCACCATCCGCGCGGACGATGCCGAAGCGTGGTTCCTGCTGGGGCTCACGGCCGAATGCGCGGGGCGGCCGCGGGATGCGGAAAACAGCTGGCGGCGCTGCGTCTACCTCGATCCCGAGCATTACGAAGCCTTGTGCGCGCTGGCCCTGCTCGCCGAACAGCGCCGCGACGTCGCCCAGGGGGCGAGCCTGCGCGAGCGCGCCGCGCGCGTGCATGCGCGGCGCGGGAGGCAGCACGCATGAAGCAACTGCCGGTCCGCGCGTGGAACGAAGACGCCTGCTGGCGCCGCATCGGCGTCATGGGCGACCGCAGCTGCCCCGAACTCGCGCGCCACGTCCATTGCCGCAACTGCCCCGTGTACGCGGGCGCCGCCCAGCACAACCTGCAGCGTCCCGTCGACGCCGACTATCGCGACGCGTGGGCCCGCGAACTGGCGCGGCCCGAACCGCCGCCGGCGCGCACGGACGCCGCCGCGCTGGCGTTCCGCATCGGCCGCGAGTGGCTGGCCGTGGCGATGGCCCTCGCCGTCGAAGTCGCTCCGCCGGCGCCCGCGCACCGCGTGCCGCACCGCAGCCGCGGCGCCCTGCTCGGCATCGTCAATGTCGGCGGCCGCCTGCTGCCGGCCGTGTCGCTCGCGCGCCTGATGAACGTGGACACGGACGGCATCCCGCCCCCGCCGGGCCGCCACGCGTTCGCGCGCCTGCTCGTGCTCACCCTCGGTCCCCACCGCTATGCGCTGCCGGTCGATGAAGTCCACGGCGTGGTGCGCCACGCGCAGGACGCGATGAGCCCGCCCGCCGCCAACGTCGGCCACGCGCCGCCCGGCCTCGTCGCCGGCATGATCGCCGACAGCGCCATCGAGGCCGGCCTGCTCGACACGGCCCGTTTGCGCTCCGAGCTGGAGACGTTGCTGCGATGAGCACGAAGGACGAGAAAATGAGCGAGGACCTGAGCGGCTACTCGAT includes:
- a CDS encoding YkgJ family cysteine cluster protein is translated as MSDTSENPCLSCGACCMTYRVSFYWADADARGLPPALTEQVNAHYSCMAGTNAKAPRCAALRGEPGGQYACSVYEQRPEPCREVQIGDAKCLQARARHALPALS
- a CDS encoding methyl-accepting chemotaxis protein; its protein translation is MFHNLSIRNKLVAGFGAIVAIILCLLILAYHHFARLSEANLWNRHTLEVLRELDTIATSVLQIQSSTRGYLLTGNENLVTPIRNEYAAARAHVKRAQAITTDNAQQQERLRHLDTLLVTWMDQVVAPQLERRRTAGATMTAQIEAGVLAGTSSVASLREVLDDVEAEENRLLVQRQKDTDELRQTMRTLLATGGIICVLLASLVSTLLVRSISRPLHSLMHAAGEIAGGVHGARAQVLSRDELGQVALEFNRMAQAIEDSQAKELAATNELRAKVDMLLDVVSRAARGDLTGTVNIAGSDAIGRLGEGVGTMLGNLRTLLSNVQRAGIQVTTSATQIAASARQQEATGIEQAQTTVEVLSTTREISANTTQLLRTMEEAGEVADYTTAATTEAQDNLKRMDQSMQQMVAATDAITAKLATLSEKASNINSVLTTITKVADQTNILSLNAAIEAEKAGEAGRGFAVVATEIRRLADQTSVSTWDIEQMLKEMQSAVSASVMGMDKFTEDIRRSVDEARHVAEQLSGMTDQVRKLAPRFDLVLQGMQSQAVGASQITATMTQLSDASQQTVDSLKATSEAVHQLQYAASDLQQSVATFAVNAA
- a CDS encoding chemotaxis protein CheW; translation: MKTMVFHIGRERYALPLASVLRVLPVARLKALPGAPHFVPGLLDLHGEAIPVIDVSRLAGTPPDAVRYDTRILLVEIDAAGRRRRLGLKAEHVVGVASIDGELADAGVASAPWLGQVAPGADGMLQLLDPGRLLAPDVEAQLFGAGA
- a CDS encoding CheR family methyltransferase, which produces MNLTMRLRAATSLDLSVATVERAVRERMRSGGAGIDYDPQPGTQEFDALVDLVVVPESWILRDPAVFETALRFVQTRLLTRPGRQVRVLSLPCAGGEEPYSLAMLLARAGVNPGQCRIDAIDLSHAAITRARAGRYTRNAFRGDDQGLRARFFTEDGDEQVIGPEPRDYVAFAQANLFDLDPAVTGTYDLVFCRNLLIYFDTATQQRAAARLAALLADDGLLLAGYAETPALCRHGFAPRTPRDTFALRKRGRRAADIRRAPQPHLATSPAASPAPRPPVPLGPVAPPAPRDLLAEAKAHADAGRLAQAEDACRALLTIRADDAEAWFLLGLTAECAGRPRDAENSWRRCVYLDPEHYEALCALALLAEQRRDVAQGASLRERAARVHARRGRQHA
- a CDS encoding chemotaxis protein CheW, translated to MKQLPVRAWNEDACWRRIGVMGDRSCPELARHVHCRNCPVYAGAAQHNLQRPVDADYRDAWARELARPEPPPARTDAAALAFRIGREWLAVAMALAVEVAPPAPAHRVPHRSRGALLGIVNVGGRLLPAVSLARLMNVDTDGIPPPPGRHAFARLLVLTLGPHRYALPVDEVHGVVRHAQDAMSPPAANVGHAPPGLVAGMIADSAIEAGLLDTARLRSELETLLR